The following coding sequences are from one Thermostaphylospora chromogena window:
- a CDS encoding transporter substrate-binding domain-containing protein: MNGDPVGSAKAEEPQPKTGEPQPEEAAGSMGERRLRLAGWLFAIAAVLFAGTMLVVEVGPPSEAELREQAGLIGKKSLRIGVKYDTPGIARVDSTGEVSGFDIDIALLIAADLGFRPDQVEFLEIETEDRARMRAKNRQGEYVTVDLVVATFSVTPERRAEASVGFSTPYLHTEQSVVTLAGHPPISSLHQLRGKKVCTLGTSTSESELVKAGAEVTGMNRISECMEGLENGDYEAVSTDAAILAGFVAESDGKLAHFDIGLAETEMWAVNTGSNTALGTLVELALYRSYADPQDQRWEEAYKKHIGPLLKANPGIDVAGSEQPCVNEPDVRRWPWEYAVSTPPCQR, from the coding sequence ATGAACGGCGATCCGGTCGGCAGCGCGAAGGCGGAGGAACCTCAGCCGAAGACGGGGGAGCCCCAGCCGGAAGAGGCGGCGGGAAGCATGGGGGAGCGGCGGTTACGGCTGGCGGGGTGGCTGTTCGCGATCGCCGCCGTGTTATTCGCCGGCACGATGCTCGTGGTCGAGGTCGGCCCGCCCAGCGAGGCCGAGCTGCGCGAGCAGGCCGGCCTGATCGGCAAGAAGAGCCTGCGGATCGGCGTCAAGTACGACACCCCCGGCATCGCGCGTGTCGATTCCACCGGGGAGGTCTCCGGTTTCGACATCGACATCGCTCTCCTCATCGCCGCCGATCTCGGATTCCGGCCCGACCAGGTCGAGTTCCTGGAGATCGAGACCGAGGACCGCGCCCGCATGCGGGCCAAGAACAGGCAGGGGGAGTACGTCACCGTCGACCTGGTCGTGGCCACCTTCAGCGTCACCCCGGAGCGGAGGGCCGAGGCGTCGGTGGGCTTCTCCACCCCCTACCTCCACACCGAACAGTCCGTGGTGACCCTGGCCGGCCACCCTCCGATCTCCTCACTGCACCAGCTCCGCGGCAAGAAGGTCTGCACGCTGGGCACCTCGACCTCCGAGAGCGAGCTGGTCAAGGCGGGCGCGGAGGTCACCGGGATGAACCGGATCAGCGAATGCATGGAGGGGCTGGAGAACGGCGACTACGAGGCGGTGAGCACCGACGCCGCGATCCTCGCCGGGTTCGTCGCGGAGTCCGATGGCAAGCTGGCCCATTTCGACATCGGACTGGCGGAGACGGAGATGTGGGCGGTCAACACCGGATCCAACACCGCCCTGGGCACGCTCGTCGAGCTGGCCCTGTACCGCTCCTACGCCGATCCGCAGGACCAGCGGTGGGAAGAGGCGTATAAGAAGCACATCGGGCCGCTGCTCAAAGCCAACCCGGGCATCGACGTCGCCGGCTCCGAGCAACCCTGCGTGAACGAGCCCGACGTGCGCCGATGGCCGTGGGAGTACGCCGTCTCCACGCCGCCGTGCCAGCGCTGA
- the urtE gene encoding urea ABC transporter ATP-binding subunit UrtE, translating into MLSVDRLCAGYGSARVLFDVSLEVEPGRLVCVMGRNGVGKTTLLNTIMGVLPATAGSVVFDGRDVTRCRPHERVRLGMAYVPQGHETFPQLTVLGNLQVALEAAPRRDPAALEAALEVFPRLKPLLRRRAGFLSGGQQQQLAIARALVTRPRLLILDEPTEGIQPSIVQEIEEAIGRLHADGLAVLLVEQYLDLALRLADRFVVLDAGHVVRAGDVGDLDTPEVRRLLAV; encoded by the coding sequence ATGCTGTCGGTTGACCGGTTGTGCGCGGGGTACGGCTCGGCGCGCGTGCTGTTCGACGTCTCGCTGGAGGTCGAGCCGGGGCGGCTGGTGTGCGTGATGGGCCGCAACGGCGTGGGCAAGACGACCCTGCTGAACACGATCATGGGGGTGCTGCCCGCGACCGCCGGCTCGGTCGTCTTCGACGGCCGGGACGTCACCCGGTGCCGGCCGCACGAACGGGTGCGGCTCGGCATGGCCTACGTGCCGCAGGGGCACGAGACGTTCCCGCAGCTGACCGTGCTCGGCAACCTCCAAGTCGCGCTGGAGGCCGCGCCGCGCCGCGACCCGGCCGCGCTGGAGGCGGCGCTCGAGGTCTTCCCCCGGCTCAAGCCGCTGCTGAGGAGACGCGCCGGTTTCCTGTCCGGGGGCCAGCAGCAGCAGCTCGCCATCGCCCGCGCCCTGGTCACCCGGCCCCGGCTGCTCATCCTCGACGAGCCGACCGAGGGCATCCAGCCGTCGATCGTGCAGGAGATCGAGGAGGCGATCGGCCGGCTGCACGCCGACGGCCTGGCCGTACTGCTCGTCGAGCAGTACCTGGACCTGGCGCTGCGGCTGGCGGACCGCTTCGTCGTCCTCGACGCCGGGCACGTCGTCCGGGCGGGCGACGTCGGCGACCTCGACACGCCGGAGGTGCGCCGCCTGCTCGCCGTCTGA
- the urtD gene encoding urea ABC transporter ATP-binding protein UrtD — MTGALLEIRGLRAVFDGFAALDGVDLTVEEGELRFLIGPNGAGKTTLIDVITGLTRPAAGTVRFAGTDLVGRREHEIVRLGVGRTFQTAVVFEELTVVENLDLAASFRRPLWRLLRRRRGVDDAVREALAVTGLTELAERPARVLSHGQRQWLEIGMLLVQRPRLLLLDEPVAGMSRDERARTGELLTEIARGHTVVVVEHDMEFLRRYASRVTVLHEGRVLTEGSVDEVRADPRVQAVYLGGTREEAGDAVG, encoded by the coding sequence GTGACGGGCGCGTTGCTGGAGATCCGCGGCCTGCGGGCGGTCTTCGACGGGTTCGCCGCGCTCGACGGCGTCGACCTCACCGTCGAGGAGGGGGAGCTGCGCTTCCTCATCGGCCCCAACGGGGCGGGCAAGACCACGCTCATCGATGTGATCACCGGGTTGACCCGGCCCGCGGCCGGAACCGTGCGCTTCGCAGGCACCGACCTCGTCGGCCGTCGCGAACACGAGATCGTCCGGCTCGGGGTGGGCCGCACCTTCCAGACCGCGGTGGTCTTCGAGGAGCTGACCGTGGTGGAGAACCTCGACCTCGCCGCCTCCTTCCGGCGGCCCCTGTGGAGGCTGCTGCGGCGGCGGCGCGGAGTCGACGACGCGGTGCGGGAGGCGCTGGCCGTCACCGGCCTGACGGAACTGGCCGAGCGGCCCGCGCGGGTGCTCTCCCACGGCCAGCGCCAGTGGCTGGAGATCGGCATGCTGCTGGTCCAGCGGCCGCGGCTGCTCCTGCTGGACGAGCCCGTGGCGGGCATGTCCCGCGATGAGCGGGCGCGCACCGGCGAACTGCTCACCGAGATCGCCCGCGGGCACACGGTCGTCGTCGTCGAACACGACATGGAGTTCCTGCGCAGGTACGCCTCGCGGGTCACGGTGCTGCACGAGGGACGGGTGCTGACCGAGGGGTCGGTGGACGAGGTGCGGGCCGATCCGCGGGTCCAGGCGGTCTATCTCGGCGGGACGCGGGAGGAGGCCGGGGATGCTGTCGGTTGA
- the leuA gene encoding 2-isopropylmalate synthase: MSEYPRQQPSPMPYRRYQPFTPVKLDDRTWPNKVITKAPRWCAVDLRDGNQALIDPMDPHRKLKMFELLVKMGYKEIEVGFPAASQTDYDFIRQIIEEDRVPDDVVIQVLTQARPELIERTFESLRGAKQAIVHLYNSTSTLQRRVVFGKDRDGITAIAVEGAKLCKKLAEDMGDTTIFFQYSPESFTGTELEYAVEVCNAVNDVWQPTPDHKVIVNLPATVEMATPNVYADQIEWMHRNLAYRDSIVLSLHPHNDRGTAVAAAELGYMAGADRIEGCLFGNGERTGNVCLVTLGLNLFSQGIDPEIDFSDIDEIRRVVEYCNQLPVHPRHPYGGELVYTAFSGSHQDAIKKGFEWLERDAAEAGVPVDEFRWAVPYLPIDPKDVGRTYEAVIRVNSQSGKGGVAYIMKTDHKLDLPRRLQIEFSRIIQARTDAEGGEVTPEQMWEIFADEYLPSATKRWGRLGLLAHRNVSTVDGKDKISADVRLDGEIREVEGIGNGPISAFCDALGTLGIDVRVLDYTEHAMSAGTDAKAASYVECQIGEKTLWGVGIDASATTASLKAIVSAVNRASR; encoded by the coding sequence ATGAGTGAGTATCCGCGGCAGCAGCCCAGTCCTATGCCCTACCGGCGTTACCAGCCGTTCACGCCCGTCAAGCTGGACGACCGTACGTGGCCGAACAAGGTGATCACCAAGGCGCCCCGCTGGTGCGCCGTCGACCTGCGTGACGGCAACCAGGCGCTGATCGACCCGATGGACCCCCACCGCAAGCTCAAGATGTTCGAGCTGCTGGTGAAGATGGGGTACAAGGAGATCGAGGTCGGCTTCCCCGCCGCCTCGCAGACCGACTACGACTTCATCCGCCAGATCATCGAAGAGGACCGCGTACCCGACGACGTGGTGATCCAGGTCCTCACCCAGGCCCGGCCCGAACTGATCGAGCGCACCTTCGAGTCGCTGCGCGGCGCCAAGCAGGCGATCGTCCACCTGTACAACTCCACCTCCACGCTCCAGCGGCGCGTGGTGTTCGGCAAGGACCGCGACGGCATCACCGCCATCGCCGTCGAGGGCGCCAAGCTGTGCAAGAAGCTGGCCGAGGACATGGGCGACACCACGATCTTCTTCCAGTACTCGCCGGAGTCCTTCACCGGCACCGAGCTGGAGTACGCGGTCGAGGTGTGCAACGCGGTGAACGACGTGTGGCAGCCCACCCCCGACCACAAGGTGATCGTCAACCTGCCGGCCACCGTCGAGATGGCCACGCCGAACGTCTACGCCGACCAGATCGAGTGGATGCACCGCAACCTCGCCTACCGCGACTCGATCGTGCTGTCCCTGCACCCGCACAACGACCGGGGGACCGCGGTGGCCGCCGCCGAACTGGGCTACATGGCCGGCGCCGACCGCATCGAGGGCTGCCTGTTCGGCAACGGCGAGCGCACCGGCAACGTCTGCCTGGTCACGCTGGGGCTCAACCTGTTCTCCCAGGGCATCGACCCGGAGATCGACTTCTCCGACATCGACGAGATCCGGCGCGTGGTCGAGTACTGCAACCAGCTGCCCGTGCACCCGCGTCACCCGTACGGCGGCGAGCTGGTCTACACCGCCTTCTCCGGCTCCCATCAGGACGCCATCAAGAAGGGCTTCGAATGGCTGGAGCGTGACGCCGCCGAGGCGGGGGTGCCGGTCGACGAGTTCCGCTGGGCGGTGCCGTACCTCCCGATCGACCCCAAGGACGTCGGGCGCACCTACGAGGCGGTCATCCGGGTCAACAGCCAGTCCGGCAAGGGCGGCGTGGCCTACATCATGAAGACCGATCACAAGCTCGACCTGCCGCGGCGGCTGCAGATCGAGTTCTCCCGGATCATTCAGGCCCGCACCGACGCGGAGGGCGGCGAGGTGACGCCCGAGCAGATGTGGGAGATCTTCGCCGACGAGTACCTCCCCAGCGCCACCAAGCGGTGGGGCCGCCTGGGCCTGCTCGCCCACCGCAACGTCTCGACGGTGGACGGCAAGGACAAGATCAGCGCGGACGTCCGGCTGGACGGTGAGATCCGCGAGGTGGAGGGCATCGGCAACGGTCCCATCTCCGCCTTCTGCGACGCGCTGGGCACCCTCGGCATCGACGTGCGCGTGCTCGACTACACCGAGCACGCGATGAGCGCCGGCACCGACGCCAA
- a CDS encoding GNAT family N-acetyltransferase, with protein MPICRLTDTDTGTAMLSAYHAALTAAYEHDVPGPVTPYSMFAFTALHGWAGDAAEAYVHLREGAAGAVTGGYILELPLRDNTHVALVRHLAVAPEHRRSGIGSELLAHAISRARAHGRRVLIGEAPAHGPGAAFARARGFTPVTTDDRMVLDLSAVTAEGLERLRDDALRHAEGYTLERWAGLAPERYIPDMTALMNGMNDAPRGDLDMEDERWDDERAVKSERSLVQAGLTGYQTLARHAATGEPAGYTRILVPSKQPDGWALQVDTVVLRPHRGHRLGMALKAANLLWLREREPGVKRIVTWNADSNSHMIEINERLGFRPLDRWHEWQLHLDR; from the coding sequence ATGCCGATCTGCCGTCTGACCGACACCGACACCGGCACCGCGATGCTGTCGGCGTACCACGCCGCCCTCACGGCGGCGTACGAGCACGATGTTCCGGGGCCCGTCACGCCCTACAGCATGTTCGCCTTCACGGCCCTGCACGGGTGGGCCGGTGATGCGGCGGAGGCGTACGTCCACCTGCGCGAGGGCGCGGCCGGCGCCGTGACGGGCGGCTACATCCTCGAGCTGCCTCTACGGGACAACACGCACGTCGCGCTGGTACGCCACCTGGCCGTGGCCCCGGAACACCGCCGCAGCGGCATCGGCTCCGAGCTGCTCGCACACGCGATCTCCCGGGCTCGCGCGCACGGCCGCCGGGTGCTGATCGGCGAGGCCCCGGCGCACGGGCCGGGAGCCGCCTTCGCCCGGGCACGCGGCTTCACCCCCGTCACAACCGATGACCGCATGGTGCTCGACCTGTCCGCGGTCACCGCGGAAGGCCTGGAGCGCCTGCGGGACGACGCGCTGCGGCACGCCGAGGGCTACACCCTGGAACGGTGGGCGGGACTCGCACCCGAGCGGTACATCCCCGACATGACGGCGTTGATGAACGGGATGAACGACGCGCCCCGCGGCGACCTCGACATGGAGGACGAGCGGTGGGACGACGAGCGGGCGGTGAAGTCCGAGCGGTCGCTCGTCCAGGCGGGCCTGACCGGCTACCAGACGCTGGCCAGGCATGCCGCGACCGGTGAACCCGCCGGTTACACGCGCATCCTCGTCCCGTCGAAGCAGCCGGACGGCTGGGCCCTCCAGGTCGACACCGTCGTGCTGCGTCCGCACCGCGGCCACCGGCTGGGCATGGCGCTGAAGGCGGCGAACCTGCTGTGGCTGCGCGAACGCGAGCCCGGGGTGAAGCGGATCGTCACGTGGAACGCCGACTCCAACAGCCACATGATCGAAATCAACGAGCGGCTGGGGTTCCGCCCCCTGGACCGCTGGCACGAGTGGCAGCTCCACCTGGACCGCTGA